The following are from one region of the Streptomyces tuirus genome:
- a CDS encoding MFS transporter, with the protein MSQQPLRLHLPDFVDERRMTRYQFRVVTLCGLVMFIDGFDTQAISYMAPHIADEWGLSQSALGPIFSAALVGLMVGYLALSPLSDRFGHKRLIIAATAVFGVTTLAALWADNVTELVILRFVTGMGLGAAAPSAVALTGEFSPKRLRATFVLAIYCGFSVGFVVAGLAAGWLIEDHGWRSLLWVGAAAPLLLIPFLIRGLPESPVFMIQRNLAPQRIYAIFRRIDAGLPTSLPEQSEPVFSVEENDSGKRTALSSLFTRKWLWGTLLLWFVFMINLAEFYALQSWLPTIMTDLDYSMNVVVAATTLTTVGGIAAAFVTGPSMDRLGPYRTLGVLYVVGFGCLALTGIAFHAPLWVLLTANFFAGCCVSGGQKSLIALAAVFYPAQMRSTGVGWALGIGRVGGILGPIMVGAALTMNWSPSTVFYAMSVPMLAAGLTVALLGMRYGRSQQGPAQADSAPDTEAPSLTRGSGPALDPGSSI; encoded by the coding sequence ATGTCTCAGCAACCCCTGCGACTGCATCTCCCGGACTTCGTCGATGAACGCCGCATGACCCGCTACCAGTTCAGGGTGGTCACCTTGTGCGGTCTCGTCATGTTCATCGACGGCTTCGACACCCAAGCCATCAGCTACATGGCCCCCCACATCGCGGACGAATGGGGGCTGTCCCAAAGTGCGCTCGGGCCGATCTTCTCGGCCGCGCTGGTCGGCCTCATGGTCGGCTACCTGGCCCTGTCCCCTCTGTCGGACCGCTTCGGGCACAAACGTCTCATCATCGCGGCCACAGCCGTCTTCGGCGTCACCACCCTGGCCGCCCTCTGGGCGGACAACGTCACCGAACTCGTCATCCTGCGCTTCGTCACCGGCATGGGGCTCGGCGCGGCCGCGCCGAGCGCTGTGGCTCTCACCGGCGAGTTCAGTCCGAAAAGACTGCGGGCCACTTTCGTGCTCGCCATCTACTGCGGCTTCTCCGTCGGCTTCGTCGTCGCCGGACTGGCCGCGGGATGGCTCATCGAGGACCACGGCTGGCGTTCGCTGCTGTGGGTCGGCGCCGCCGCGCCCCTCCTGCTGATCCCCTTCCTGATCCGCGGCCTGCCCGAGTCCCCGGTCTTCATGATCCAGCGGAACCTGGCCCCTCAGCGCATCTACGCCATCTTCCGTCGGATCGACGCCGGACTCCCCACGTCCCTGCCCGAGCAGAGCGAACCGGTCTTCAGCGTCGAGGAGAACGACAGCGGCAAACGCACCGCGCTCAGCAGCCTGTTCACGCGCAAGTGGCTGTGGGGCACCCTGCTGCTGTGGTTCGTCTTCATGATCAACCTGGCTGAGTTCTACGCCCTGCAGAGCTGGCTCCCCACCATCATGACCGACCTCGACTACTCGATGAACGTGGTCGTCGCCGCCACCACCCTGACCACGGTGGGCGGCATCGCCGCTGCCTTCGTCACCGGCCCGTCCATGGACCGGCTCGGGCCCTACCGGACGCTGGGCGTCCTCTACGTGGTGGGCTTCGGCTGCCTGGCCCTGACCGGCATCGCCTTCCACGCACCCCTGTGGGTCCTGCTGACGGCGAACTTCTTCGCCGGCTGTTGCGTCAGCGGCGGCCAGAAGAGCCTGATCGCACTGGCAGCCGTCTTCTACCCGGCCCAGATGCGCTCCACCGGTGTCGGCTGGGCGCTGGGCATCGGACGCGTCGGCGGCATCCTCGGACCGATCATGGTCGGAGCGGCGCTCACCATGAACTGGTCACCGAGCACCGTGTTCTACGCGATGTCCGTGCCGATGCTGGCCGCCGGCCTCACGGTCGCACTGCTCGGAATGCGCTACGGCCGCTCCCAACAGGGCCCCGCCCAGGCCGACTCGGCCCCGGACACGGAAGCGCCGTCGCTCACCCGCGGCAGCGGACCGGCCCTGGATCCGGGGTCCTCGATCTGA